In Anaerolineae bacterium, the following are encoded in one genomic region:
- a CDS encoding class I SAM-dependent methyltransferase, with protein MMTEEERDFAVRLWDGSVLPPGPGQPARFTIVLTHPGALRRMFMPPGELTLAEAYLRGDYELEGDVIAALGLAVRVQGFAARDWLALARLALSLPATMPPQEYTEGRQAARLRGIRHSRSRDRAAVTYHYDVGNEFYALFLGQTMAYSCAYFRSETDDLDAAQTAKFEHICRKLRLQPGERLLDIGCGWGGLVVYAAQHYGVDATGINLSEPQVAYAREWITRAGVADRARVEICDYRDLDPAQPYDKIVSVGMFEHVGRARLDDYFRAAYNALRPGGLFLNHGIAAQYDEPGWLARRLFQAGQFTQRYVFPDGELVPIGEAIQVAERAGFEPRDLESLREHYALTLRRWVRNLEARRAEAVALTDERTFRVWRFYMAAAAVGFEAGSTNVYQLLLSRSRRGPARLPLTRADLYAG; from the coding sequence GTGATGACCGAGGAAGAGCGCGACTTTGCCGTACGGCTGTGGGATGGTAGCGTCTTACCGCCGGGGCCGGGGCAGCCGGCGCGCTTCACGATCGTGCTGACCCATCCCGGCGCGCTGCGGCGGATGTTCATGCCACCGGGGGAGTTGACGCTGGCGGAAGCCTATCTGCGCGGAGACTACGAGCTGGAGGGCGATGTCATCGCCGCGCTGGGGCTGGCCGTGCGGGTGCAGGGCTTCGCCGCCCGTGACTGGCTAGCGCTGGCCCGCCTGGCCCTTAGCCTGCCAGCTACGATGCCGCCGCAGGAATACACTGAGGGACGGCAGGCGGCTCGTCTGCGCGGCATACGCCATTCCCGCAGCCGTGACCGAGCCGCCGTGACCTACCATTACGATGTCGGCAATGAGTTCTATGCTCTCTTTCTGGGGCAGACGATGGCTTATTCCTGCGCCTACTTCAGGAGCGAGACCGACGATCTGGATGCGGCGCAGACAGCCAAATTTGAGCATATCTGCCGCAAGTTGCGCCTGCAGCCCGGTGAGCGCCTGCTGGACATCGGCTGTGGCTGGGGCGGGTTGGTGGTCTACGCCGCGCAGCACTATGGCGTCGATGCCACCGGGATTAACCTGAGCGAGCCACAGGTAGCCTACGCGCGGGAGTGGATCACGCGGGCGGGCGTGGCTGACCGGGCGCGCGTTGAGATCTGTGACTACCGCGACCTGGACCCGGCCCAACCCTACGACAAGATCGTCAGCGTGGGAATGTTCGAGCATGTCGGGCGTGCCCGACTGGATGACTACTTCCGCGCGGCATATAACGCCCTGCGACCGGGTGGGCTGTTCCTCAATCACGGCATTGCCGCCCAGTATGACGAGCCGGGCTGGCTGGCCCGTCGGCTCTTCCAGGCAGGGCAGTTCACCCAGCGCTACGTATTCCCCGATGGCGAACTGGTCCCCATCGGCGAGGCCATCCAGGTTGCTGAGAGGGCCGGCTTTGAGCCGCGCGACCTGGAAAGCCTGCGGGAACACTACGCGCTGACGTTGCGGCGCTGGGTACGTAACCTGGAGGCGCGCCGGGCGGAGGCGGTCGCCCTGACAGACGAGCGCACGTTCCGGGTGTGGCGGTTTTATATGGCCGCGGCGGCGGTCGGCTTTGAAGCTGGCAGCACCAACGTTTACCAGTTGTTGCTCTCCCGCAGCCGGCGTGGCCCGGCCCGCCTGCCGCTGACACGGGCCGATCTTTACGCCGGGTGA